A region of Vitis riparia cultivar Riparia Gloire de Montpellier isolate 1030 chromosome 1, EGFV_Vit.rip_1.0, whole genome shotgun sequence DNA encodes the following proteins:
- the LOC117919955 gene encoding putative 1-phosphatidylinositol-3-phosphate 5-kinase FAB1C, whose protein sequence is MGIPDTSLLDLIEKVGSWIPWRGSHRPCLSRENEMPGNSCKMCCGCDIKFSEFWIRYHCQSCGRVLCGKCLWGFESYIVASSEENINSCKFCSEVSLRREGGRKNSEKIHPSASPRESPEPPSPCFGGEKTDGTVNSELIHSDRLACFLEARDHGYSPRAATSSTVTSNRGYPSPVSVRRFYSRSDEEEAEDSGKHFFSLSGEYYQDNSDIDTSSVSARHEFYSFKSVGSSPSDSPSRIDFTSNRVGHSVQQERERSPRAPNDGSFVQDSMAILRRPGDGTEDPENTDDCSDDLAIFRDQCEKLQKPLDFENNGFIWFPPPADDEDDEEENNFFEYDDEDDDIGESGAMFSSSTSLASMFPAKEKQNEGHKEPLRAVVQGHFRALVSQLLQGEGIKVGKEDNIDEWLDIVATVAWQAANFVKPDTSRGGSMDPGAYVKVKCIASGSPHESTLVKGVVCTKNIKHKRMTSQYKTPRLLILGGALEYQRVPNQLASFNTLLQQEMDHLRMIVSKIEAHRTNVLLVEKSVSSYAQEYLLEKDISLVLNVKRPLLERIARCTGALITPSVDDISMTRLGHCELFRVERVSEELETANQSNKKPSKTLMFFEGCPRRLGCTVLLKGACREELKKVKHVVQYAVFAAYHLSLETSFLADEGASLPKMTLKPSITIPDRTTADNVISSIPHSAASTVCQAAIDAPAREEGSVGFNTELGGCESSSEHINPGPISPLSPDSMDGRLGNIPTDAHNDDLASSGGLESYSLKKFMDLRGAIVLPADFKDHSQPDLQDTMIKEEMQPGEIHELAKPEQADENEVSSEYFSGTDSHQSILVSFSSRSVRTGTVCERSRLMRIKFYGCFDKPLGRYLRDDLFDQTPCCSYCREPADAHVQCYTHQQGSLTINVKCLPSMKLPGERDGKIWMWHRCLRCAQIDGVPPATRRVFMSDAAWGLSFGKFLELSFSNHATANRVATCGHSLQRDCLRFYGFGSMVAFFRYSPIDILSVHLPPAMLEFNGQVQQEWIRKEASELLSKIETVYVKISDVLDRIEQKTTSFRNESSDKSEFHNHIMDLKDLLNRERNDYNNSLQPSGVGASPSGQVAVDILELNCLRRSLLIGSHVWDQRLSSLDSLLETRISISKNKQGEASHAEMKGCSTDSFLMNSKLDHYHEENVTQSSKIQDSHRNDMLLEHKEEINPSLFEPQVPENSMLTSGHDNRKEEAYVDEKNKTLLESIPSPASNLSDKIDSAWTGTDQLLMKPQFVHTLHADGNQAGSVRQINQIDTPPFRRPMSPVRVYSFDSAVRVQERIRKGLPPSSLHLSTLRSFHASGDYRNMVRDPVSSVMRTYSQLSPREAQKVGSTSSFFSSSHMAEGARLLLPQTGHGNLVIAVYDNEPTSIISYALSSKKYEDWVADKLNEHEGGWSANESNKEDTSVSTLAWPSFGPQDLDYIHYGSYGSEDSSSAVGTLFTDTKKSPHLRISFGDESSNAGGKVKFSVTCYFAKQFDTLRKKCCPNEVDFVRSLSRCKRWSAQGGKSNVYFAKSLDERFIIKQVTKTELVSFEKFAHEYFKYLTHSLSSGSPTCLAKILGIYQVTVKNLKGGKETKMDLMVMENLFFKRNISRVYDLKGSARCRYNADATGANKVLLDTNLLETLCTKPIFLGSKAKRSLERAIWNDTSFLASVDVMDYSLLVGVDDERKELVLGIIDFMRQYTWDKHLETWVKASGILGGPKNAPPTIISPIQYKRRFRKAMTTYFLAVPDQWSS, encoded by the exons ATGGGAATACCTGATACTTCACTACTAGATTTGATAGAGAAGGTTGGGTCTTGGATTCCTTGGAGAGGAAGTCATCGGCCTTGTTTGTCTCGGGAAAACGAGATGCCTGGTAACAGTTGCAAAATGTGTTGCGGGTGTGATATAAAATTTTCAGAGTTCTGGATTAGATATCACTGCCAAAGCTGTGGTCGGGTGCTGTGTGGGAAATGTTTGTGGGGCTTTGAATCTTATATTGTTGCATCCagtgaagaaaatattaattCCTGCAAGTTTTGTTCCGAGGTTAGTTTGAGGCGCGAAGGTGGGAGAAAGAATAGTGAGAAAATCCATCCTTCCGCCTCTCCTCGAGAAAGCCCTGAACCACCTTCTCCTTGTTTTGGTGGTGAAAAAACTGATGGTACTGTGAATAGTGAGTTGATTCACAGTGATCGGCTTGCCTGCTTTCTTGAAGCCCGGGATCATGGTTATTCTCCCCGTGCTGCAACCAGCAGCACTGTGACCTCTAACCGTGGTTATCCATCTCCAGTGTCTGTTCGTCGCTTTTATAGCAG GAGTGATGAAGAAGAGGCTGAGGATTCTGGGAAGCACTTCTTCAGCCTGTCTGGTGAATATTATCAAGATAATTCAGATATAGATACAAGTAGTGTTAGTGCTAGACATGAGTTTTACAGTTTCAAGTCAGTGGGATCAAGTCCTTCAGACAGCCCCTCTAGGATTGATTTTACTTCTAATAGAGTTGGGCACTCTGTAcagcaagagagagagagaagcccAAGGGCTCCAAATGATGGTTCCTTTGTTCAAGATTCTATGGCTATTTTAAGAAGGCCTGGGGATGGGACTGAGGATCCAGAGAATACTGATGATTGCTCAGATGATTTGGCAATATTTCGGGACCAATGCGAGAAGCTGCAAAAGCCATTGGATTTTGAAAACAATGGTTTCATTTGGTTTCCTCCACCAGcagatgatgaggatgatgaggaagagaacaatttttttgaatatgatgatgaagatgatgatattGGAGAATCAGGAGCAATGTTCTCATCTAGTACTAGCCTTGCAAGTATGTTCCCAGCAAAGGAGAAGCAGAATGAGGGACACAAGGAGCCTCTGAGGGCTGTGGTCCAGGGGCATTTTAGGGCTCTTGTGTCACAGCTATTACAGGGAGAGGGTATCAAGGTGGGTAAAGAGGATAACATTGATGAGTGGCTCGACATTGTTGCAACAGTGGCTTGGCAGGCTGCAAATTTTGTGAAACCAGATACTAGTAGAGGAGGCAGTATGGATCCAGGAGCATATGTGAAGGTTAAGTGTATAGCATCAGGAAGTCCACATGAGAG CACCCTCGTTAAGGGAGTAGTTTGTACAAAAAACATTAAACACAAGCGCATGACTTCACAATACAAAACCCCTAGATTACTTATTTTAGGAGGAGCACTTGAGTACCAGCGAGTTCCGAACCAGTTGGCGTCTTTTAATACTCTACTGCAACAG GAAATGGATCATCTCAGGATGATTGTTTCAAAGATAGAGGCTCATCGCACAAATGTTCTTCTGGTAGAAAAAAGTGTATCTTCATATGCGCAAGAATATCTGCTGGAAAAGGATATTTCGTTAGTTTTAAATGTTAAAAGGCCATTACTGGAGCGCATAGCTCGATGCACTGGTGCTCTAATTACTCCATCAGTTGATGATATTTCTATGACACGATTGGGACACTGTGAACTCTTCCGAGTAGAGAGAGTGTCAGAAGAACTTGAGACTGCTAATCAATCCAACAAGAAACCATCTAAAACTTTGATGTTTTTTGAGGGTTGTCCAAGGCGTTTAGGTTGCACG GTCTTGCTGAAGGGTGCATGTCGTGAAGAACTGAAGAAAGTTAAGCATGTTGTTCAATATGCAGTGTTTGCAGCCTATCATTTATCCCTTGAGACTTCCTTCCTTGCTGATGAGGGTGCTAGTCTGCCCAAGATGACACTGAAACCCTCTATTACTATACCAGATAGGACAACTGCTGATAATGTCATTTCATCAATCCCTCATTCTGCTGCTTCTACCGTTTGTCAAGCAGCCATCGATGCCCCTGCTAGAGAGGAAGGATCTGTAGGTTTCAATACAGAACTTGGAGGATGTGAGTCCTCATCTGAGCATATTAATCCTGGTCCCATATCTCCTTTATCTCCTGACTCAATGGATGGTAGACTTGGAAATATACCCACTGATGCACACAATGATGATTTGGCATCCAGTGGGGGTCTGGAAtcatattctttgaaaaaattCATGGATTTAAGGGGGGCCATTGTGCTTCCTGCTGATTTTAAAGATCATTCCCAACCTGACTTGCAGGATACCATGATTAAAGAGGAGATGCAACCCGGGGAAATTCATGAATTGGCCAAGCCTGAACAGGCTGATGAAAATGAAGTGTCAAGTGAATACTTCTCTGGCACTGACAGTCATCAGAGCATATTGGTGTCATTTTCAAGCCGTTCTGTGCGGACAGGAACTGTATGTGAACGCTCTAGACTTATGCGTATTAAGTTTTATGGCTGTTTTGACAAGCCTCTTGGAAGATATCTTCGTGATGATCTCTTTGATCAG ACACCTTGCTGTTCATACTGTAGAGAGCCTGCTGATGCCCATGTCCAGTGTTATACCCATCAGCAAGGAAGTCTTACAATCAATGTAAAATGTCTTCCCTCCATGAAGCTACCCGGGGAGCGGGATGGAAAAATATGGATGTGGCATCGATGCCTAAGGTGTGCCCAAATAGATGGAGTTCCACCAGCAACTCGTAGGGTGTTTATGTCTGATGCTGCATGGGGACTTTCTTTTGGAAAGTTCTTGGAGCTTAGCTTTTCAAACCATGCAACTGCTAATCGTGTTGCAACTTGTGGTCATTCTTTACAAAGGGACTGCCTCCGTTTCTATGG GTTTGGGAGTATGGTTGCATTCTTTCGCTATTCCCCCATTGATATTCTGTCTGTCCATTTGCCCCCAGCAATGCTTGAATTCAATGGCCAGGTTCAACAAGAGTGGATAAGAAAAGAGGCTTCAGAG CTTTTGAGTAAAATAGAAACTGTGTATGTGAAGATATCTGATGTGCTCGATAGAATTGAACAGAAAACTACATCTTTCAGAAATGAATCTTCAGATAAAAGTGAGTTCCATAACCATATCATGGACCTGAAAGATCTGCTGAATAGGGAAAGAAATGATTACAAT AATTCGCTGCAACCATCTGGTGTAGGAGCTTCACCATCAGGTCAAGTGGCAGTAGACATTCTGGAACTCAACTGCTTGAGACGTTCTCTCCTCATTGGTTCACATGTTTGGGATCAGCGGCTCAGTTCATTGGATTCTCTCCTTGAAACAAGGATTTCTATTTCCAAGAACAAACAGGGGGAGGCATCTCATGCTGAAATGAAGGGCTGTAGTACTGATTCATTTCTCATGAATAGCAAGCTTGACCATTATCATGAAGAAAATGTTACCCAGTCTTCAAAAATACAGGATTCCCACAGGAATGATATGCTGTTGGAGCACAAGGAAGAGATTAATCCATCATTATTTGAGCCCCAGGTTCCTGAAAATTCTATGTTAACCTCAGGTCATGATAACAGAAAGGAGGAAGCATATGTggatgaaaaaaacaaaacactttTGGAAAGCATCCCATCCCCTGCATCCAATCTGTCTGACAAGATAGATTCTGCATGGACAGGCACAGATCAACTTCTGATGAAACCTCAGTTTGTTCATACGCTACATGCAGATGGGAACCAGGCTGGTTCTGTCAGGCAAATAAACCAAATAGATACTCCACCTTTTAGAAGGCCAATGTCACCAGTGAGAGTCTATTCCTTTGATTCTGCAGTAAGAGTTCAGGAAAGAATCCGGAAAGGATTGCCCCCCTCTTCTTTGCATCTGTCTACGCTTAGGTCCTTCCATGCTTCTGGTGACTATAGGAATATGGTCAGGGATCCTGTTTCTAGTGTAATGAGGACTTACTCTCAATTATCTCCCCGGGAAGCACAAAAGGTAGGTTCAACATCCTCATTCTTCTCCTCATCTCATATGGCTGAAGGGGCCAGGCTGCTCCTTCCACAAACAGGCCACGGTAATTTAGTTATTGCTGTTTATGACAATGAACCCACTAGCATAATATCATATGCCCTTAGTTCCAAGAAGTATGAGGACTGGGTTGCTGATAAGTTAAATGAGCATGAAGGAGGTTGGAGTGCCAACGAAAGCAATAAAGAAGATACTTCAGTTTCCACCTTGGCGTGGCCATCTTTTGGCCCTCAAGACTTGGATTATATCCATTATGGAAGTTATGGGTCTGAAGATTCTTCATCAGCAGTGGGGACCCTGTTTACAGACACCAAAAAATCTCCTCACCTAAGAATTTCCTTTGGGGATGAGTCTTCAAATGCTGGAGGCAAAGTTAAGTTTTCTGTCACCTGTTATTTTGCAAAGCAGTTTGACACACTTAGAAAGAAATGCTGCCCTAATGAAGTGGATTTTGTACGTTCCTTAAGCCGTTGCAAAAGGTGGAGCGCACAAGGGGGAAAGAGCAATGTGTATTTTGCTAAGTCATTGGATGAGAGATTCATTATAAAACAAGTCACGAAAACAGAGTTggtttcttttgaaaaatttgcACATGAGTACTTCAAATATTTGACACATTCTCTTAGCTCAGGAAGCCCAACTTGCCTTGCTAAAATTCTTGGTATTTATCAG GTCACTGTCAAAAATCTGAAAGgtggaaaggaaacaaaaatggATTTGATGGTGATGGAGAACCTTTTTTTCAAGAGAAATATCTCAAGAGTCTATGATCTTAAGGGTTCTGCACGATGTCGCTACAATGCAGATGCAACCGGGGCGAACAAAGTATTGCTAGATACAAATCTACTGGAAACACTATGTACAAAACCCATATTTCTTGGAAGCAAAGCGAAGAGAAGCCTAGAGAGAGCTATTTGGAATGATACATCCTTTTTGGCG TCTGTTGACGTCATGGACTATTCACTGTTGGTTGGGGTGGACGATGAGCGCAAAGAACTGGTTTTAGGGATCATTGATTTCATGAGGCAGTATACATGGGACAAGCACTTGGAGACATGGGTGAAGGCATCAGGTATACTTGGTGGTCCAAAGAATGCTCCGCCAACTATTATTTCTCCCATACAATACAAGAGAAGATTCAGGAAAGCAATGACTACATATTTTCTGGCAGTACCTGATCAATGGTCTTCCTGA
- the LOC117925026 gene encoding nicotinate-nucleotide pyrophosphorylase [carboxylating], chloroplastic isoform X1 — MSGIETRSPRISFESMVIKPPSHPTYDLRAVIKLALAEDVGDQGDVTCMATIPDDMEVEAHFLAKEDGIVAGIALAEMVFNEVDPSLKVEWSQKDGDYVHKGLKFGKVHGRAHNIVRAERVVLNFMQRMSGIATLTKAMADAAHPALILETRKTAPGLRLVDKWAVLIGGGRNHRMGLFDMVLIKDNHISIAGGVTNALKSVDSYLEKRNLRMEVEIETRTLEEIKDVLEYVSKTKTSLTRIMLDNMVVPLLNGDVDVSMLKEAVELINGKFETEASGNVTLETVHKIGQTGVTYISSGALTHSVKALDISLKIDTELALEVGRRTKRA; from the exons ATGTCCGGCATCGAAACCAGAAGCCCTAGAATATCATTTGAATCCATGGTGATAAAGCCTCCTTCTCACCCGACATATGATTTGAGGGCCGTCATAAAGCTTGCCCTTGCCGAAGATGTTGGGGATCAAG GTGATGTCACTTGTATGGCCACCATTCCAGATGACATGGAAGTGGAAGCCCATTTCTTGGCAAAGGAGGATGGGATCGTTGCTGGAATTGCGCTTGCAGAGATGGTATTTAACGAAGTTGATCCTTCACTGAAG GTGGAGTGGTCCCAAAAGGATGGAGATTATGTTCACAAAGGACTCAAGTTTGGCAAAGTACAtg GTCGAGCACACAACATTGTTAGAGCAGAGAGGGTTGTGCTAAATTTTATGCAACGGATGAGTGGAATAGCAACTCTAACTaag GCCATGGCAGATGCTGCGCACCCCGCACTCATTTTGGAGACCaggaaaactgctccaggtttACGTTTGGTGGATAAGTGGGCG GTATTAATTGGTGGAGGGAGGAATCACAGAATGGGTTTATTTGATATGGTTCTTATAAAAGACAATCATATATCAATTGCTGGAGGCGTCACAAATGCCCTCAAATCTGTGGACTCATATTTAGAGAAAAGGAATCTCCGAATGGAGGTTGAG ATTGAAACCAGGACACTGGAGGAAATAAAGGATGTATTAGAATATGtttctaaaacaaaaacttcTTTGACTCGGATAATGTTGGATAATATGGTTGTCCCACTACTTAATGGTGATGTTGATGTGTCTATGCTTAAAGAAGCTGTGGAACTGATCAATGGGAAATTTGAGACTGAG GCATCGGGCAATGTCACTCTTGAGACAGTACACAAAATTGGACAAACTGGAGTGACTTACATATCTAG TGGCGCACTGACACATTCTGTGAAAGCACTTGACATCTCCCTCAAAATCGACACGGAGCTTGCGCTTGAAGTTGGAAGGCGGACCAAAAGAGCATAA
- the LOC117925026 gene encoding nicotinate-nucleotide pyrophosphorylase [carboxylating], chloroplastic isoform X2, translated as MSGIETRSPRISFESMVIKPPSHPTYDLRAVIKLALAEDVGDQGDVTCMATIPDDMEVEAHFLAKEDGIVAGIALAEMVFNEVDPSLKVEWSQKDGDYVHKGLKFGKVHGRAHNIVRAERVVLNFMQRMSGIATLTKAMADAAHPALILETRKTAPGLRLVDKWAVLIGGGRNHRMGLFDMVLIKDNHISIAGGVTNALKSVDSYLEKRNLRMEVEIETRTLEEIKDVLEYVSKTKTSLTRIMLDNMVVPLLNGDVDVSMLKEAVELINGKFETEWRTDTFCEST; from the exons ATGTCCGGCATCGAAACCAGAAGCCCTAGAATATCATTTGAATCCATGGTGATAAAGCCTCCTTCTCACCCGACATATGATTTGAGGGCCGTCATAAAGCTTGCCCTTGCCGAAGATGTTGGGGATCAAG GTGATGTCACTTGTATGGCCACCATTCCAGATGACATGGAAGTGGAAGCCCATTTCTTGGCAAAGGAGGATGGGATCGTTGCTGGAATTGCGCTTGCAGAGATGGTATTTAACGAAGTTGATCCTTCACTGAAG GTGGAGTGGTCCCAAAAGGATGGAGATTATGTTCACAAAGGACTCAAGTTTGGCAAAGTACAtg GTCGAGCACACAACATTGTTAGAGCAGAGAGGGTTGTGCTAAATTTTATGCAACGGATGAGTGGAATAGCAACTCTAACTaag GCCATGGCAGATGCTGCGCACCCCGCACTCATTTTGGAGACCaggaaaactgctccaggtttACGTTTGGTGGATAAGTGGGCG GTATTAATTGGTGGAGGGAGGAATCACAGAATGGGTTTATTTGATATGGTTCTTATAAAAGACAATCATATATCAATTGCTGGAGGCGTCACAAATGCCCTCAAATCTGTGGACTCATATTTAGAGAAAAGGAATCTCCGAATGGAGGTTGAG ATTGAAACCAGGACACTGGAGGAAATAAAGGATGTATTAGAATATGtttctaaaacaaaaacttcTTTGACTCGGATAATGTTGGATAATATGGTTGTCCCACTACTTAATGGTGATGTTGATGTGTCTATGCTTAAAGAAGCTGTGGAACTGATCAATGGGAAATTTGAGACTGAG TGGCGCACTGACACATTCTGTGAAAGCACTTGA